A genomic segment from Clostridium pasteurianum BC1 encodes:
- a CDS encoding SDR family oxidoreductase — protein sequence MKILITGAENPLSNYIENRFKGTNEIYSFTRNELDISDKNLTYEIITDNKPDILIHLDSMSNIDICEHDESLAYTINTIGTLNVAYPCSILNIPIIFLSTSYVYDGNKNSPYFETDKCSPVNIYGKTKLAGEKLIRTLCKKYFIVRTGWIFGEENCFVNKVLNNSNVSMFVCSTETGNPTYVEDLCRVIEKMFNSNLYGIYNCGNPSSTTKSAWVKKIFNYAGIERRILEMPENFLRNTAIRPKNSSLNISLIKNCFDIELPNWESRLSEYINDKLKNQ from the coding sequence ATGAAAATCCTAATTACAGGAGCTGAAAATCCCTTATCTAATTATATTGAAAATAGATTTAAAGGCACAAATGAAATATATAGCTTTACAAGAAATGAACTAGACATTTCAGATAAAAACTTAACTTATGAAATTATAACGGATAATAAACCCGATATCTTAATTCATCTTGATTCCATGAGCAATATTGACATTTGCGAGCATGACGAATCCCTTGCCTACACTATAAATACTATAGGCACTCTAAATGTGGCTTACCCCTGCAGCATATTAAATATACCAATAATTTTTCTGTCCACTTCCTACGTGTACGATGGTAATAAAAACTCTCCTTATTTTGAAACTGATAAATGTTCTCCAGTAAATATATATGGTAAGACAAAACTTGCTGGAGAAAAACTAATTAGAACACTGTGCAAAAAATATTTTATTGTGAGAACTGGTTGGATATTTGGCGAAGAAAATTGTTTTGTAAACAAGGTACTCAATAATAGCAATGTATCCATGTTTGTATGCAGTACTGAAACTGGTAATCCTACATACGTAGAGGATTTATGCAGGGTAATTGAAAAGATGTTTAATTCTAATTTATATGGAATATACAATTGTGGAAACCCCTCAAGTACAACTAAATCTGCCTGGGTAAAGAAGATTTTTAACTATGCTGGCATAGAAAGGCGTATACTTGAAATGCCAGAAAACTTTTTAAGAAATACTGCAATAAGACCAAAGAACTCTTCTTTAAATATATCTCTCATAAAAAACTGTTTTGATATAGAACTTCCTAACTGGGAAAGTAGACTTTCAGAGTATATAAATGATAAATTAAAAAACCAGTAA
- the helD gene encoding RNA polymerase recycling motor HelD produces MAIDKEKFKFEEDKLYNTKHWIDDEINIINKNDLNLQSKITELRKQAKGRYNEELETAQKLYNITHKNLQKYIEAKDQPYFARIDFREKYRDNESYYIGKFGLGDSKTGDEIVIDWRAPIADLYYSGTQGETSYEIPDGFVDGSLNLKRKFLIRDSTLKDAFDEGINEIILKSSGEDNSLVDEFLKINLEESVSSKLKDVVATIQKEQNDIIRASKNIPLIVQGSAGSGKTTIALHRLAYLLYKYNKTLSGDDILVIAPNKLFLDYISMVLPSLGINKVKQKTFEELAMEILQLKGKVFTKDKKLAVVLEGKNENNNLITQSSSLKGSMLYKSIIDDYVAYIEARDAEIEDIKVDKYILFNAEDIKRLFIKDMKHLPIDRRKDEIKRYFTIKFSDRIGEIIEKVAFNYEYNIARIKRVMEDGPERRKKIIQLYDERDESKKRILKLAKNNIEEYFEKWKHKDTKELLHKLFNNKAMFNEIVGDRMSKKLYDYMKSELEDNKENAIVDSDDLAAMIYLKFKIEGVEEKFMFKHIVMDEAQDYSFFQYCVIKDMARNNSYTIVGDVGQGIYYYKGIEKWEKLIDNAFSGEGNYVQLTQSYRSTVEIIDFANKILVKQENSLKPAKPVLRHGDEPELKEFESNKSFACELDKIVDYCEKTGKSNVAVIGRTYEECKKINGFLKKYSSYSWDIVRDTDKNVNLEKIIIPSYMTKGLEFDCSVIYNCNEENYKNNELDKKILYVALTRALHLEYIFYNKKPSQLLD; encoded by the coding sequence TTGGCAATAGACAAAGAGAAATTTAAATTTGAAGAAGATAAGCTTTATAATACGAAACATTGGATTGATGATGAGATAAATATAATAAATAAAAATGATTTAAATCTTCAGAGTAAAATTACTGAGCTGAGAAAACAAGCTAAGGGCAGATATAATGAAGAACTTGAAACAGCTCAAAAATTATATAATATAACTCATAAAAATCTGCAAAAATATATAGAGGCGAAGGATCAACCTTATTTTGCAAGAATAGATTTTAGAGAAAAATACAGAGATAATGAAAGCTATTACATAGGTAAATTTGGTCTTGGTGATAGTAAAACCGGAGATGAAATTGTAATTGATTGGAGAGCGCCTATTGCTGATTTATATTACAGTGGTACTCAGGGAGAAACTTCCTATGAAATACCAGATGGGTTTGTGGATGGAAGTTTAAATTTAAAACGTAAATTTCTAATTAGAGATTCAACGCTTAAAGATGCTTTTGATGAGGGAATAAATGAGATAATATTAAAATCAAGTGGCGAAGATAATTCTCTGGTAGATGAATTTTTGAAAATAAATCTTGAAGAAAGTGTAAGCAGCAAGCTGAAAGATGTAGTAGCCACCATACAAAAAGAGCAGAATGATATTATAAGAGCAAGTAAAAATATACCCCTTATAGTTCAGGGATCTGCTGGCTCAGGAAAGACTACTATTGCACTGCATAGACTGGCATATCTTTTATATAAATATAATAAAACCTTAAGTGGTGATGATATTTTGGTTATTGCGCCAAATAAATTATTTTTAGATTACATCTCTATGGTTCTGCCAAGTCTTGGTATTAATAAAGTTAAGCAGAAAACCTTTGAAGAGCTGGCAATGGAAATTCTTCAATTAAAGGGGAAAGTGTTTACAAAGGATAAAAAGCTAGCTGTAGTTTTAGAAGGAAAAAATGAAAATAATAATCTTATAACACAAAGCAGCAGTCTTAAAGGATCAATGCTGTACAAATCTATCATTGATGATTATGTAGCTTATATAGAAGCAAGAGATGCAGAGATTGAAGATATAAAAGTTGATAAATATATTTTATTTAATGCAGAGGATATAAAAAGACTTTTTATAAAGGATATGAAACATCTACCTATAGACAGACGAAAAGATGAGATAAAAAGATATTTTACTATTAAATTTAGTGACAGAATTGGAGAAATAATAGAAAAAGTAGCCTTTAATTATGAATATAATATAGCTAGAATAAAAAGAGTTATGGAAGATGGCCCTGAAAGAAGAAAAAAAATAATACAGCTCTATGACGAGAGAGATGAGAGTAAAAAACGTATTTTAAAACTTGCTAAAAATAATATAGAAGAATATTTTGAAAAGTGGAAACATAAGGACACGAAAGAGCTTCTTCATAAGCTTTTTAATAACAAAGCTATGTTTAATGAAATTGTAGGAGACAGGATGTCAAAAAAACTATATGATTATATGAAAAGTGAATTGGAAGATAACAAGGAAAATGCTATTGTGGACAGTGATGATTTAGCTGCCATGATTTATTTGAAATTTAAAATTGAAGGTGTTGAAGAAAAATTCATGTTTAAGCATATAGTCATGGATGAGGCACAAGATTATAGTTTTTTTCAATACTGTGTAATTAAAGATATGGCAAGAAATAATTCTTACACTATAGTTGGAGATGTAGGGCAGGGAATTTACTATTATAAGGGTATAGAGAAGTGGGAAAAGCTCATTGATAATGCTTTCTCGGGGGAAGGTAATTATGTGCAATTAACCCAAAGTTATCGTTCTACAGTAGAGATTATAGATTTTGCCAACAAAATATTAGTAAAGCAAGAAAATAGTCTAAAGCCTGCAAAGCCAGTATTGAGGCATGGGGATGAGCCTGAACTTAAAGAGTTTGAAAGTAATAAGTCTTTTGCCTGTGAACTTGATAAGATAGTGGATTATTGTGAGAAAACTGGTAAAAGTAATGTAGCTGTCATTGGCAGAACCTATGAGGAATGTAAAAAGATAAATGGATTTTTAAAGAAATACAGCAGCTACAGCTGGGATATAGTAAGGGATACAGATAAAAATGTAAATTTAGAAAAAATAATTATTCCATCTTATATGACTAAAGGATTGGAATTTGACTGCAGTGTTATATATAATTGTAATGAAGAAAATTACAAAAATAATGAGCTTGATAAAAAAATATTATATGTAGCACTTACAAGAGCATTACATTTGGAATATATTTTTTACAATAAAAAGCCTTCGCAGCTTTTGGATTAG
- a CDS encoding FprA family A-type flavoprotein produces MSAIKLKDNIHWVGVKDEKLRVFDIIMNTKKGSTYNSYLIDDEKVAVIDSVKNGFYDEFLANIKEVIGERKVDYIIVQHTELDHSGSLFRLIEEYPDATVVATKAAINYAKEIVNKDFKNEDALALGNLSLGKTDLKFISAPNLHWPDTMFTYDEAASTLFTCDVMGCHYCPTCDVTDDTCNEEYFEEMKYYFDVIMSPFKRFVNAGLDKIKDLKLDIVAPSHGPVHIKDVDKYINLYREWAKIEPISEKNVQVLYITAYGNTGRVANYLAEAISKKGIKAEVHEITTTDPGEINELIEKASGILIGSPTINQDAVKPSWDVLSHVSAITNRGKAAGAFGSFGWSGEGVPMLTERLKTLKFKTVEGGLRFKFVPDEKEFKEADEFVEKFVALL; encoded by the coding sequence ATGAGTGCAATAAAATTAAAAGACAATATCCATTGGGTTGGAGTAAAAGATGAGAAATTGAGAGTATTTGATATTATAATGAATACTAAAAAGGGAAGTACTTATAATTCTTATTTAATTGACGATGAAAAAGTGGCTGTAATTGATAGTGTAAAAAATGGTTTTTATGATGAATTCTTAGCTAATATAAAAGAAGTTATAGGTGAAAGAAAAGTTGATTACATAATTGTTCAGCATACAGAACTTGATCATAGTGGTTCACTTTTTAGACTTATAGAAGAATATCCAGATGCAACAGTAGTAGCTACAAAAGCTGCTATAAACTATGCAAAAGAAATTGTAAATAAAGATTTCAAAAACGAAGATGCATTAGCACTTGGGAATCTTAGTCTTGGAAAAACTGACTTGAAATTTATATCTGCACCAAATTTACATTGGCCAGATACAATGTTTACCTATGATGAAGCAGCCTCTACATTGTTTACCTGTGATGTAATGGGTTGTCATTATTGCCCTACTTGTGATGTAACTGATGATACCTGTAATGAAGAGTATTTTGAGGAAATGAAGTATTATTTTGATGTAATTATGTCACCATTTAAGAGATTTGTTAATGCAGGTCTGGATAAAATAAAGGATTTAAAACTGGATATAGTTGCACCAAGTCATGGACCTGTTCATATTAAAGATGTAGATAAATATATTAATCTTTACAGAGAATGGGCAAAAATAGAACCAATTAGTGAGAAAAATGTACAAGTACTTTACATAACTGCTTATGGAAATACAGGACGTGTGGCAAATTACTTAGCTGAAGCTATAAGTAAAAAAGGTATAAAAGCAGAAGTGCATGAAATTACAACTACAGACCCTGGTGAAATAAATGAACTTATTGAAAAAGCAAGTGGTATTTTAATTGGTTCCCCTACAATAAATCAAGATGCTGTAAAGCCATCCTGGGATGTACTTTCACATGTTTCCGCTATAACTAATAGAGGTAAAGCAGCAGGCGCTTTTGGATCTTTTGGTTGGAGTGGAGAAGGTGTTCCAATGCTTACTGAAAGATTAAAAACTCTTAAGTTTAAAACTGTAGAGGGTGGATTAAGATTTAAATTTGTTCCAGATGAAAAAGAATTTAAAGAAGCAGATGAATTTGTAGAAAAATTTGTAGCTTTACTATAA
- the rocF gene encoding arginase: MIVNMIGVPLFYGSDRKGVDFAPDKLRENKIIDVIHNDHHEIYDCGNIFVPQINEDNKYSSNSKLKYLKPIIDVNTNLAHEVYSSFTAGSFPFVVGGDHSLGLGSISGASKYYKNLAVIWVDAHTDINTDQTSESGNVHGMPLAAAMGIGPASLTDLYFKGTKVNPENVFIIGARSIDKGEFSLIEERGLTVYSTGDIKNKGIESILREIHHKLIERNVDAVHLSFDIDCLDPSMVPGTGTPVMNGMSVDDAKFLLKYLMDTRLIKSMDLVELNTLLDKNNSTTKLVLDLVDWTFKNLN, from the coding sequence ATGATTGTAAACATGATAGGAGTACCCTTATTTTATGGTTCAGATAGGAAAGGTGTAGATTTTGCTCCAGATAAATTGAGAGAAAATAAAATAATAGATGTAATTCACAATGATCATCACGAAATATATGACTGTGGAAACATTTTTGTTCCTCAGATTAATGAAGATAATAAATATTCTTCTAATTCTAAATTGAAGTATTTAAAACCAATTATAGATGTTAATACCAATTTAGCTCATGAAGTATATAGTTCCTTTACTGCTGGTAGTTTTCCCTTTGTAGTTGGTGGAGATCATTCCTTAGGTCTTGGAAGCATATCCGGAGCAAGTAAATATTATAAAAATCTTGCGGTGATATGGGTGGATGCACATACTGATATAAATACTGATCAAACTTCTGAATCTGGAAACGTACATGGTATGCCTCTAGCTGCAGCCATGGGAATAGGTCCAGCTTCTTTAACAGACTTATATTTCAAAGGTACAAAAGTAAATCCTGAAAATGTATTTATCATAGGAGCCAGATCTATTGATAAAGGTGAATTTAGTTTAATTGAAGAGAGAGGACTTACTGTATATTCAACTGGGGATATAAAAAATAAAGGCATAGAATCAATTCTTAGGGAAATTCATCATAAGCTCATAGAACGTAATGTAGATGCAGTTCATCTAAGCTTTGATATAGATTGCCTTGATCCCTCAATGGTACCAGGAACCGGTACACCTGTTATGAATGGTATGTCCGTAGATGATGCAAAATTTTTATTAAAATATCTTATGGATACAAGACTTATAAAATCCATGGATTTAGTTGAATTAAATACTTTACTGGATAAAAATAATTCCACTACAAAGCTGGTTCTAGATCTGGTGGACTGGACTTTCAAAAATTTGAATTGA
- a CDS encoding tyrosine-type recombinase/integrase: MAKKVNYSKNGQDYFRVTASVGRDINGKLIRKEFYGKNKKDAEEKRDEYINNIKNGLNLNFDKVYFGDLMHTWLFEVTKVKVKPSSFERYESIFRNYVQGSILYNIKINNIKQLEIQRYYNDLYKNGKSSNTIKFLNKLLKSFFSYAVEEGYIMKNPCNSKLIIPGFENNIKKEVEIFNEDEINVLKKALQGHRLKCLILLALGTGLRQGELLALTWDDIDFNNREIKVEKTIKRVKIFNTDGNSEGHKILIQSPKSQTSNRIVPIPSDLIKIIKSHKLRQDEEKLKAGDSYKNNNLIFATATGNPISAKNLFMSYKNLLIKAKIEHKKFHALRHTYATKLFEVNVPLKTVQTLLGHSDISITADIYTHVMPKEKITAVEKLNSLFK, encoded by the coding sequence ATGGCAAAAAAAGTTAATTACTCTAAAAATGGTCAAGATTATTTTAGAGTAACCGCATCTGTTGGAAGAGACATTAATGGAAAACTAATCAGAAAAGAATTTTATGGCAAAAATAAAAAAGATGCAGAAGAAAAGAGAGATGAGTATATCAATAACATTAAAAATGGGTTAAATTTAAATTTTGATAAAGTTTATTTCGGTGATCTTATGCATACATGGTTATTTGAAGTTACAAAGGTAAAAGTTAAGCCTTCAAGTTTTGAAAGATATGAAAGTATATTTAGAAATTATGTACAAGGCAGTATCTTGTATAATATAAAAATAAATAATATAAAACAATTGGAGATACAAAGATATTATAATGATTTATATAAAAATGGTAAAAGTAGCAACACAATTAAATTTTTAAACAAACTCTTAAAATCATTTTTTTCATATGCCGTTGAAGAAGGTTACATTATGAAAAATCCTTGCAATAGTAAATTAATAATTCCTGGTTTTGAAAATAATATAAAAAAAGAAGTTGAAATATTTAATGAAGATGAAATAAATGTGTTAAAAAAGGCTTTACAAGGTCATAGACTTAAATGTTTAATATTATTAGCCTTAGGAACTGGTTTAAGGCAAGGTGAGCTTCTAGCGCTAACATGGGACGATATTGACTTTAATAATAGAGAAATTAAAGTTGAAAAAACAATTAAGAGAGTAAAGATCTTTAATACTGATGGTAATAGTGAAGGACATAAAATTTTAATCCAATCCCCCAAATCTCAAACAAGTAATAGAATTGTACCTATACCTTCAGACCTAATAAAAATAATTAAATCTCATAAGTTAAGGCAAGATGAAGAAAAATTAAAAGCTGGTGATTCTTATAAAAATAATAATCTTATATTTGCTACTGCAACTGGTAATCCAATAAGCGCTAAAAATTTATTTATGAGCTATAAAAACTTATTAATTAAAGCTAAAATTGAGCATAAAAAATTTCATGCTTTAAGGCACACATATGCCACTAAATTGTTTGAAGTTAACGTACCTCTTAAAACTGTTCAAACTTTATTAGGTCATAGTGATATATCAATTACAGCAGATATATATACTCATGTAATGCCAAAAGAAAAAATTACTGCTGTAGAAAAATTAAACTCTTTATTCAAGTAA
- a CDS encoding ImmA/IrrE family metallo-endopeptidase produces the protein MKWIDEIILGLTDTYGTNNPYELCRVLNILIIKVNPFNRLLNGEPSLYIRNLFEIGREAIIIMNNLHYSYEKFYIMHELGHAILHPNIINSWNENLANIGKLEKQANYFAFKLSKLKFDPISMKNFTIEQIASCLKVPEKALKQLVNI, from the coding sequence ATGAAATGGATTGATGAAATTATACTTGGACTTACTGATACATATGGTACTAATAATCCTTATGAATTATGTAGAGTATTAAATATATTAATAATAAAAGTAAATCCATTTAATCGATTATTAAACGGTGAACCATCTTTGTATATAAGAAATTTGTTTGAAATAGGTAGAGAAGCGATTATTATAATGAATAATTTACATTATTCATATGAAAAATTTTATATAATGCATGAATTAGGGCATGCTATATTACATCCTAATATTATAAATTCTTGGAATGAAAACCTTGCAAATATTGGCAAGCTAGAAAAACAAGCTAACTATTTTGCCTTTAAATTAAGCAAGCTAAAATTTGATCCAATCAGCATGAAAAATTTCACAATAGAGCAAATAGCCAGTTGTTTAAAAGTTCCTGAAAAGGCTTTAAAGCAACTGGTTAATATATAA
- a CDS encoding helix-turn-helix domain-containing protein, whose translation MNNRIRELRKKKGLTQVDLAKLLNVSDRTIGFYENEQRDPDTTTLKKLADFFDVTIDYLLGRTDTNDTNKEINKTNSMPDIPAKFTDANLAREYVSKHQIFGANGFEPNKMSDDEILEFANALLEQMELLSYKYKK comes from the coding sequence ATGAATAATAGAATTAGGGAATTAAGAAAGAAAAAGGGATTAACACAGGTTGATTTAGCAAAACTTCTTAATGTTTCTGACAGAACTATTGGATTTTATGAAAATGAACAACGCGACCCCGATACTACTACATTGAAAAAACTCGCTGATTTTTTTGATGTTACCATAGATTATTTGCTTGGTAGAACAGACACAAATGATACTAATAAAGAAATAAATAAAACTAATTCTATGCCAGATATTCCTGCAAAATTTACTGATGCAAATCTAGCTAGAGAATATGTTTCTAAGCATCAAATATTTGGAGCAAACGGATTTGAGCCAAATAAAATGTCAGATGATGAGATATTAGAATTTGCTAATGCACTGCTTGAACAAATGGAGTTACTGAGCTATAAATATAAAAAATAA
- a CDS encoding helix-turn-helix transcriptional regulator: MKRLSSLKEFRKNIGLKQYEAAKLLGISKDYLNMLENGRRTPSTKLISEMGKLYDAPPEDIFLIINRTYCSETPGTQNIK, encoded by the coding sequence GTGAAAAGATTGAGTTCATTAAAAGAATTTCGTAAAAATATTGGTTTAAAACAATATGAAGCAGCTAAGTTACTTGGTATAAGTAAGGATTATTTAAACATGCTTGAAAATGGAAGAAGAACACCAAGTACTAAATTAATATCAGAGATGGGTAAGTTATATGATGCACCACCAGAAGATATTTTTTTAATCATTAATAGAACATATTGTTCTGAAACCCCAGGAACTCAAAATATAAAATAA
- a CDS encoding excisionase: MEITSSELKNIIKESIQESYEKPKATLTIAECANLTGIGRDKLMKLAHSNNSDFPCFKVGTKFLINRKLLSIWLKKISQEKRIL, translated from the coding sequence ATGGAAATTACATCATCAGAATTAAAAAACATAATTAAGGAAAGTATTCAAGAAAGTTATGAGAAACCTAAAGCTACATTGACAATAGCAGAATGTGCAAATCTTACAGGTATAGGAAGAGATAAATTAATGAAATTGGCTCATAGTAATAATTCAGATTTTCCATGTTTTAAAGTTGGAACTAAATTTCTCATAAATAGAAAATTACTTAGTATTTGGCTTAAAAAAATATCACAAGAAAAAAGAATACTTTAG
- a CDS encoding ParM/StbA family protein translates to MCKVIISIDSGKFLTKAVGMNEQDSLLEGKRVSFRSKLYNLNDGDVELAGNSFSVEYDDSKFIIGEQGNVDGVEDTNKATLLHKLCIYTAITRYIQPKEKAEIYMVIACPLNLLKSVEYKEEYKNFIMNNHNEINIKVNNEEFLFSIEDMTIKSEGSGVLYLDKERFNNCEVGLIDIGGLNMQFCKYVNGATVPESRFTEMTGSNKLVQDIKEDLEILLKGKSVTFEQAEQSLKNKVLRINNSDMEESREIIRNRIHKYIVNDVIRKITKRRISLDLLQPIVVGGTCLNIKEELKNEIENVEIQEDPQWASVEGLFKIAFAKYI, encoded by the coding sequence GTGTGCAAAGTAATTATAAGCATAGATTCAGGAAAGTTTTTAACCAAGGCTGTAGGCATGAATGAACAGGATAGTCTACTGGAAGGTAAAAGAGTAAGCTTTAGAAGTAAACTGTATAATCTGAATGATGGTGATGTTGAATTAGCGGGAAACTCCTTTAGTGTAGAATACGATGATAGTAAATTTATTATAGGAGAACAGGGCAACGTAGATGGGGTGGAGGATACCAATAAAGCTACACTACTTCATAAATTATGTATTTATACAGCAATAACTAGATATATACAACCTAAAGAAAAAGCAGAAATATATATGGTCATTGCCTGTCCTTTAAATCTTTTAAAATCTGTAGAATACAAAGAAGAATATAAGAATTTTATTATGAATAATCATAATGAAATAAATATCAAGGTGAATAATGAAGAATTCTTATTTAGTATTGAAGATATGACAATAAAGAGTGAAGGTTCAGGAGTGCTTTATCTTGATAAGGAAAGATTCAATAACTGTGAAGTAGGTCTTATAGATATTGGAGGACTTAATATGCAGTTCTGTAAATATGTAAATGGAGCAACCGTACCGGAAAGCAGATTTACAGAAATGACAGGATCAAATAAGTTAGTTCAGGATATAAAAGAAGATTTAGAAATACTACTTAAAGGAAAGTCAGTTACATTTGAACAGGCAGAGCAGTCACTTAAGAATAAGGTATTAAGAATTAATAATTCAGATATGGAAGAAAGCAGAGAAATCATAAGAAATAGAATACACAAATATATAGTAAATGATGTTATAAGAAAAATTACTAAAAGAAGGATATCACTTGATCTATTGCAGCCCATAGTAGTTGGAGGTACATGTTTAAATATTAAGGAAGAGCTTAAGAATGAGATAGAAAATGTGGAGATACAGGAAGATCCTCAATGGGCATCAGTAGAAGGGCTTTTTAAGATCGCCTTTGCTAAGTATATCTAA
- a CDS encoding DUF3852 family protein: MKIKNLLKKLPMITAGAGAFITAGTQFAYADANGALNQAKDNVINQIKPIVNTVVVPVIDVVLVAILCVLIAKAVASYKRGVEIELLGIILMVAGITLVTTFPVWGWALIG, encoded by the coding sequence ATGAAAATTAAAAATTTATTAAAAAAATTACCAATGATTACAGCAGGTGCAGGAGCTTTTATTACAGCAGGAACACAATTTGCTTATGCAGATGCAAACGGTGCCTTAAATCAAGCTAAAGACAATGTTATAAACCAAATTAAACCTATAGTTAATACAGTTGTTGTACCTGTCATAGACGTTGTTCTTGTTGCTATTTTATGCGTTCTAATAGCTAAAGCGGTAGCGTCTTACAAACGTGGTGTAGAAATAGAGCTTTTAGGAATAATTTTAATGGTTGCAGGAATTACACTTGTAACTACATTCCCAGTATGGGGTTGGGCTCTGATTGGATAA
- a CDS encoding conjugal transfer protein TrbL family protein has translation MMDIVFTYLKDQIIGMAGKVLTYMTNASIDLFSNNLVTNILALFDFIGLILLAVGILFAIANVYIDYLESDCINVHLLIINIIKAIVAYTFIRVGAIALYDLSNTINTYVSQIVSTPDYNTKLSTLNTVLNNLGIGLIWTLLIGIVALFAVITCLIQIMKRGGLYMAQIIIGYLYIFSIPSGNTDGFFEWCKTTVAMALTNVVQIALLYIGMNLIANDATKLFLGIGVIMAAASVEKIAGRYGMSPKSSKMGGMSSLAFRNMGSAGGFSGGASAAGSAASASSSASSVTSLIPK, from the coding sequence ATGATGGATATAGTCTTTACTTATCTTAAAGATCAAATTATTGGTATGGCAGGAAAAGTATTAACATATATGACTAATGCCTCAATTGATCTTTTTAGCAACAATTTAGTAACTAATATTCTAGCCCTATTTGACTTTATAGGGCTTATACTCCTTGCTGTAGGAATTCTTTTTGCCATTGCTAATGTTTATATCGATTACTTAGAAAGTGACTGTATAAACGTTCATTTGCTTATTATAAACATCATTAAAGCTATTGTCGCCTATACATTTATACGTGTAGGTGCTATAGCTCTTTACGATTTAAGTAATACAATTAACACTTATGTATCTCAAATTGTATCAACACCTGATTATAATACTAAATTATCGACTCTAAATACTGTCCTAAATAATCTTGGTATTGGATTGATATGGACTCTTTTAATTGGAATAGTAGCATTATTTGCAGTTATAACCTGCTTAATACAAATAATGAAACGTGGCGGATTATACATGGCACAAATCATAATAGGATATTTATATATATTCTCTATACCTAGCGGTAATACAGATGGTTTTTTTGAATGGTGTAAAACTACAGTAGCAATGGCACTAACAAACGTGGTACAAATAGCTCTATTATATATAGGGATGAACTTAATAGCCAATGATGCTACAAAACTGTTTTTAGGTATCGGTGTTATAATGGCAGCGGCATCAGTAGAAAAAATTGCAGGTCGTTATGGTATGTCTCCTAAATCTTCAAAAATGGGAGGAATGAGTTCTCTTGCATTTAGAAATATGGGTTCTGCTGGAGGTTTTTCAGGAGGTGCCAGTGCCGCAGGAAGTGCTGCATCAGCTTCAAGTTCAGCCAGTTCAGTTACAAGTTTGATACCAAAGTAA